A genomic stretch from Vibrio coralliilyticus includes:
- the znuA gene encoding zinc ABC transporter substrate-binding protein ZnuA: MKHLIPLLSIFAIGNANASEILTSIKPIQMITYEITQGVSEPELLLDSNTSPHDYALKPSDVKRIRKADLVIWFGHDLEPFLSKVLEGQKNVLTVSEIEGIALREFDGSHHDHDGHNHGSHDPHFWLGYEQSIQVAEAISKKLGELDPKNKETYQANYQAFLSNSNEYDKKWRAALEPIKDVGYYVFHDAYGYFEQHYGLNHLGEFTVSPERKPGAKTLIKIKKALAKGDAKCVFAEPQFTPAVVNSVTRGSQAKQGILDPIGSEIPVGPGSYFTFIQSITDSFTECLGE, from the coding sequence ATGAAACATCTAATTCCTTTGTTATCCATTTTTGCGATAGGTAATGCTAATGCTAGCGAGATACTGACTAGTATCAAGCCGATTCAAATGATTACCTATGAGATCACTCAAGGTGTTTCTGAGCCAGAATTATTGCTTGATTCAAATACCTCTCCCCATGACTATGCGTTGAAACCCTCTGATGTGAAAAGGATCAGAAAAGCAGATTTAGTCATTTGGTTTGGTCATGATTTAGAGCCATTTCTATCTAAGGTGTTAGAAGGACAGAAAAATGTGCTGACGGTCAGTGAAATTGAGGGCATAGCGTTGCGTGAATTTGATGGCAGTCATCATGATCATGATGGGCACAACCATGGTTCGCATGACCCACATTTTTGGCTTGGTTATGAGCAAAGTATACAAGTGGCAGAAGCGATAAGTAAAAAGCTAGGTGAGTTAGATCCTAAAAACAAAGAAACATATCAGGCCAACTATCAAGCGTTCTTAAGCAACTCGAATGAGTATGACAAGAAATGGCGTGCGGCACTTGAGCCTATTAAGGATGTTGGTTACTACGTTTTCCATGACGCCTATGGCTACTTTGAACAGCATTATGGGTTGAATCATTTAGGTGAATTCACGGTAAGTCCCGAAAGAAAACCGGGAGCTAAAACTCTGATAAAAATAAAAAAAGCATTAGCGAAAGGAGATGCTAAATGTGTCTTTGCTGAGCCTCAATTTACTCCAGCAGTTGTGAATTCGGTGACGCGAGGAAGTCAAGCAAAGCAAGGTATTCTTGATCCTATCGGATCGGAGATTCCAGTTGGGCCTGGTAGCTACTTTACTTTCATTCAGTCCATTACCGACAGCTTTACGGAGTGTTTGGGCGAGTAA
- the znuB gene encoding zinc ABC transporter permease subunit ZnuB yields the protein MIEFLLPSILAGLGIAAIAGPLGSFVVWRKMAYFGDTLAHASLMGLALGFLLDVNLYFALIVCCLALAFILVALQRQQLVATDTLLGILAHSALSLGLVAVSFLDNVRIDLMSYLFGDLLAVTPTDLVYIYAGAALVSVILFCFWRSLLATTVNEDLAAVEGHNVDLMRLILMIMVGLVIAIGMKFVGALIMTSLLIIPAATARRFSKTPEQMAFMASCIGAIAVLLGLSLSWHYDTPAGPSVVISAAAMFMLTQLYRIRY from the coding sequence ATGATTGAGTTTTTGTTACCTTCTATTCTAGCCGGCCTTGGCATCGCAGCTATCGCCGGCCCACTTGGTTCGTTTGTCGTCTGGCGCAAAATGGCCTACTTTGGCGATACCTTAGCACACGCATCACTGATGGGGCTTGCTCTTGGCTTCTTACTCGACGTCAATCTTTATTTTGCTTTGATCGTCTGCTGTCTTGCACTCGCTTTCATTTTGGTAGCGCTGCAAAGACAGCAATTAGTCGCCACTGACACCTTGTTAGGCATTTTAGCTCACAGTGCACTCTCTTTAGGCTTAGTGGCGGTTAGCTTCCTAGACAATGTTCGTATTGATTTAATGAGCTACCTATTCGGTGATTTACTCGCAGTGACTCCCACCGATCTTGTTTATATCTATGCGGGAGCCGCGCTTGTGTCCGTCATATTGTTTTGTTTTTGGCGTTCACTGTTGGCCACAACGGTCAACGAAGATTTAGCTGCCGTTGAAGGGCATAATGTTGACTTAATGAGACTTATTCTGATGATTATGGTTGGTTTAGTCATCGCAATTGGTATGAAGTTTGTGGGGGCGCTCATCATGACATCGCTTTTAATCATTCCCGCAGCCACAGCGCGACGTTTCTCCAAAACACCTGAACAAATGGCGTTCATGGCCTCTTGTATTGGCGCAATAGCCGTTCTACTTGGATTAAGTTTGTCATGGCACTATGACACCCCTGCAGGCCCTTCCGTTGTCATCAGCGCAGCGGCCATGTTTATGTTGACCCAGTTATATCGTATCAGATACTAA
- the znuC gene encoding zinc ABC transporter ATP-binding protein ZnuC — protein MSALVELQQVCVQFGERKVLDNISLNIKRGEITTLIGPNGAGKSTLVKVLLGLQKKFTGSVKRSKGLKIGYVPQKLRLNDSLPLNVKRFMKLAGKYSEQELQDALKLVGAEHLIKSNMHSLSGGENQRILLARALLQRPDLLVLDEPAQGVDVQGQIDLYDLIDTIRHRFSCAVFMVSHDLHLVMAKTDDVICLHHHICCSGAPADITKHPSYIALFGEVRSESLAFYHHQHQHHHHDLAGDPVSGEASTCSHHSHGHHHD, from the coding sequence ATGTCGGCATTAGTCGAACTTCAACAAGTTTGCGTTCAGTTTGGTGAGCGTAAAGTTCTCGATAATATCAGCCTCAATATCAAACGAGGTGAGATAACCACTTTAATTGGCCCCAATGGCGCAGGAAAATCGACACTTGTAAAAGTGCTTTTAGGCCTTCAAAAAAAGTTCACAGGCTCTGTCAAACGATCCAAGGGCTTGAAAATTGGTTATGTCCCACAGAAGCTCAGGCTTAATGACTCACTCCCTCTAAACGTTAAACGCTTTATGAAGCTGGCAGGTAAATACAGCGAACAAGAATTACAAGATGCGCTAAAGCTTGTCGGCGCAGAGCACCTGATAAAGTCTAATATGCACTCGCTATCGGGAGGAGAGAATCAACGCATTCTACTGGCGAGGGCTTTGTTACAACGGCCTGATCTATTAGTACTGGACGAGCCAGCTCAAGGGGTCGATGTTCAAGGACAGATTGATTTGTACGACTTGATTGACACCATTCGCCATCGCTTTAGCTGTGCTGTATTCATGGTCTCGCACGACTTGCATCTAGTGATGGCAAAAACGGATGATGTGATCTGTTTGCATCATCATATTTGTTGTTCAGGAGCCCCTGCCGATATCACCAAACACCCAAGCTACATTGCTTTATTCGGTGAAGTGCGTAGTGAATCTCTCGCCTTCTACCATCACCAGCATCAACACCATCATCATGATCTCGCGGGTGATCCCGTTTCAGGTGAAGCGTCTACTTGTTCCCATCATTCACACGGTCATCACCATGATTGA